GACAGTCAGCCGGTCACGTGGCAGCAGGTGGAGCTGCGCGTCGACGCCCCGGTCGCCAACCGGCGGGATCTTGAGGAGCGCGGTTTCAACATCGGCGACATCGTCGCCATCGATCCGCAGCCGGAATTCCTGGAGAACGGCTACATCGTCTCGCGCCATCTCGACGACAAGGCGGGGGTGGCGGTGATGCTGGGCGCGGCGAAGGCTGTGGTCGATGCCGGGGCGGCCCTGCCGGTGGACTGCCACCTGCTGTTCACGATCTCCGAAGAGGTCGGATCCGGCGCGTCATCCATCCTGCACCAGGACGTGGCGGAGATGGTGACCATCGACAACGGCACCACCGCCCCCGGCCAGAACAGCAGCGAATATGGCGTCACCATCGCCATGGCCGACAGCACCGGTCCCTTCGACTTGGCGCTGACCCATTCGCTGATCGCGCTGTGCCAGGCGCAGAACATCCCACACCAGCGTGACGTCTTCCGTTATTACCGCTGCGACAGCGCCTCGGCCATCGAGGCCGGCAACGACATCCGCACGGCGCTGGTCTGCTTCGGCATCGACGCCTCGCACGGCTACGAGCGCATCCACGCCGACGCGCTGGAGAGTCTTGTGCGGCTGCTCGTGCTGTACCTGCAGAGCCCGCCGCGGGATTGAGGGGAACGACCTTTCAGCAGCCCGCCCCGTCCCGCCGCACCTCCTCGAGCACGCGGCGCAGCTCGCCGGGGTGCAGCGGCTTGTGCAGGAAGGCACAGCCGCGGCGCTGGCCTTCCAACAGGGATTCTGGCGCGGTCTCGCCGGTCAGCACCACCGCCGGAATGTCGGCCTTGAACAGCTTGCGCACGCGGTCGATGACGTCGAAGCCGGACACCTTCCCCGGCAGGCGCAGGTCGGTCAGAATGGCGTCGGGCGGTCCCTCCAGCCCATCGACAGCAGCGAACACCTCGCGCATGTTGGAGGCCGAGACGAAGGCGCAGCCCCAGCTTTCCAGGGTCAGCAGCAGACCGGACAGCACCATGCTGTCGTCGTCCACCACAAGGATGCGCATGCCGTCCAGCGGCACCCCTTCGGTGCCATGTTCGGACGCCGACGCCGCGGCGGGCGCATCGGCCGGCACGTCCTCCCCCTCCAGGCGGTCGACGGTGACGGCGAAGACGGAGCCACGGCCCGAGCGCGACTGAACGTCGACCGGGGCGTGCAGCAGGACCGACAGGCGCCGCACGATGGCAAGCCCGAGGCCGAGCCCGCGCGTGGGGTCGCGGGCGGGATTGGTCAGCTGGTGGAACTCGTCGAAGATGACGTCCAGCTTGTCCTGGGGAACGCCGAAGCCGGTGTCCCACACCTCGATGCGCCATTGACCGTCGCGCTTGCGCAAGCCGAGCAGGATGCCGCCGCGCTGGGTGTAGCGGATGGCGTTGGCCAGCAGGTTGCGGATGATGCGGCCTAGCAGGACGGGGTCGCTGCGGGTGACCGCCCGGCAGGGCAGATGGACGCGCAGGCGCAGGCCCTTCTCTTCCGCCTGCGGGCGGAATTCCTCGGCCAGCGATTGCAGCAGCGAGTCGAGCGACACCGCCTGCATGTCGGCCTCCACCGTGCCGGCATCCAGGGTGGAAATATCCAGCAGGGCGTTCAGCAACTGCTCGCCCGCCGTCATCGCATTCGCCAGCATGCCGGCGGTGCGGGTGGCCCGCGCGTTGCCCTCCACCTGGGTGGTCAGCGCGTCGAGGAACAGGCGCATCGCCTGGAAGGGCTGGCGCAGGTCGTGGCTGGCCGAGGCCAGGAAACGCGACCGCGCCGCGGTGGTGCGCGCCACCTCCGCCCGCATGGTCTCCGCCAGTTGCGCAATCGCACCATCCAGTGTCGCGGTGGCCAGCACCCCGACAACGCGGCCGTCGACCAGCAGCGGCGCAGCACGCAGGCTCAGCGGCGGGTCGGCCGGCAGAGTGAGCAGAATGCTGTCGGGGGGCGTGGCCGGGCTCTGCGCGCCGCCATCACGGTAGAGCGGCCCCAATGCCTCGGCCACCGCGGTCCAGACGCCAGGCAGCAGGGTCGGACCGCTCTCGTCACGCGTGGCGGCGCGCGGGCGGTTCAACAGGGTGGCCAGGGACTCGTTGCAGCGGACGGCCGCCATTTCCGGCCCGCCGACCACCAGCATGGTCGGCACTGTTCCAGCGGCACAGACACGCCGCGCGTTCTCAAGGCACTCGCGATAGCGCAGATCGGTCGGGGACATGGGGGTGGCCGAAGATCGGTGCATCGCGTCTGAATCTCTTGCGTCGGTGTCTCTGGAGATCGGGGGCTCACGGACGGGCTGGAGGCTGATCGCCATTGGAATCGGCACCGGCACCGGTCGGTCCATCGGACAGTTTCAAAAAGCCCGCAGAGAATAAACGGACAAGACGGCTTCCGAAATCACACGATGGCTCTACTCCCCTCCTATGCGGAAGGTGCAGGACGCGGCGAGCGGATCAGATGATCCTCCACGAAGTATTTACGGCGCAGAAGCGCCATCAATCTGATCTTGAGGACATCCATCGTCTGCCCCTTTCCGACGAAGTCGTCAGCACCCGCTGTCAGGCTTATCATCAGCTGCTCCTCGTCATCCTGACTGGTCAGGATGACGATTTGGAAAAACAGGCCGCGCTGGCGGCGGAACCGGTCGAACCGCTCGCAAAGCTGGGTGCCGCTGGTCCCCGGCATCACAAGGTCGAGGATGACGCAGTCCAATCCATCACCAGCCAGCGCCGCCACCGCCTCGTCGGCGTTGCGGGCGGCTATGACGGTGCAGCCCTCCTGCTCAAGTTCGGCACGCAGGAACTCGCGGTAGGTCGCGCTGTCATCGACGATCAGTATGCGGGCACGACTGAAGATCTCCGGCGCCGTCGGCGGGGCGCTGCGCCGCTCCATCAGCCCGCAGGCGGATTCGACCACCGCTTTGGGATCGGATGGGTCGCTCTCCCCCTTGCCACGGCCAAGCACGATGACGGCGGCGTCGGTGCGGGCGCGCAGTTCGGCCAAGCCGGTGGGGCCGGCAAGCTCCCCCTCGACGATCAGCAGATCCTGCGGAGTTCCGGCGATCTCCGCCAAAGCGGGCTCGACGCCGTCGACGCAGATGGTCTCCACGCCGCGTTCCTCCAGCAGCAGCTTCAGCAGAAGCCCCTGCGTCTGGGAACCCATGACAACCAGAGTGCGGAGTCCGTTCATGACGCCATCTTATCGTCGGAGGTCAGTTGCAGCAGCCGTCCGGCCACCCGGTCGAGCGGCAGTTCCTCCACCGCACCGCCCAGCCGCACCGCGGTGCCGGGCATGCTGTGGATAACCGCCGTGGAGGCGTGCTCCGCTATGGTGTAGGCACCGGCCCTGTGCATGTCGGCCAGCCCCCTGGCGCCATCCTCTCCCATGCCGGTCAGCAGCACGCCGATGCCGGATGCGCCGTAGGCGCGCGCCATCGACTGGAACAGCACCTCGCCCGACGGGCGCTGGCCGCACACCATCGGGTCCGCCGACAGGCGTATCGTGGCGCCGTCCACCAGCAGGTGCCGGTCGCCCGGCGCAACATAGACCGTGCCCGGTCGCGGCGTCAGCCCAGCCTCCCCCAATTGCACAGGCAGAGGGGAGACGGTGCCGAGCCAGCTGGCGAAACCGGCCATGAAAGGCGCGCCCATATGCTGGACCACGAAGACCGGCAGCGGGAAGTCGGCCGGCATGTCCTTCAGGATCTTCGCCAGCGCCGCCGGGCCGCCGGTGGAGGCGACGAGGCCCAC
The sequence above is a segment of the Azospirillum sp. TSH100 genome. Coding sequences within it:
- a CDS encoding osmoprotectant NAGGN system M42 family peptidase, giving the protein MAVPLPIDMGYVTDILYRLLTTPSPTGYTTDVVRLCCAELERMGIPYELTRRGAIRADLKGVRSTPDRALVAHVDTLGAQVKMLKDNGRMELVPIGHWSSRFAEGGRCTVLTDRGPWRGTILPLKASGHTFNKEVDSQPVTWQQVELRVDAPVANRRDLEERGFNIGDIVAIDPQPEFLENGYIVSRHLDDKAGVAVMLGAAKAVVDAGAALPVDCHLLFTISEEVGSGASSILHQDVAEMVTIDNGTTAPGQNSSEYGVTIAMADSTGPFDLALTHSLIALCQAQNIPHQRDVFRYYRCDSASAIEAGNDIRTALVCFGIDASHGYERIHADALESLVRLLVLYLQSPPRD
- a CDS encoding hybrid sensor histidine kinase/response regulator: MSPTDLRYRECLENARRVCAAGTVPTMLVVGGPEMAAVRCNESLATLLNRPRAATRDESGPTLLPGVWTAVAEALGPLYRDGGAQSPATPPDSILLTLPADPPLSLRAAPLLVDGRVVGVLATATLDGAIAQLAETMRAEVARTTAARSRFLASASHDLRQPFQAMRLFLDALTTQVEGNARATRTAGMLANAMTAGEQLLNALLDISTLDAGTVEADMQAVSLDSLLQSLAEEFRPQAEEKGLRLRVHLPCRAVTRSDPVLLGRIIRNLLANAIRYTQRGGILLGLRKRDGQWRIEVWDTGFGVPQDKLDVIFDEFHQLTNPARDPTRGLGLGLAIVRRLSVLLHAPVDVQSRSGRGSVFAVTVDRLEGEDVPADAPAAASASEHGTEGVPLDGMRILVVDDDSMVLSGLLLTLESWGCAFVSASNMREVFAAVDGLEGPPDAILTDLRLPGKVSGFDVIDRVRKLFKADIPAVVLTGETAPESLLEGQRRGCAFLHKPLHPGELRRVLEEVRRDGAGC
- a CDS encoding response regulator transcription factor, which gives rise to MNGLRTLVVMGSQTQGLLLKLLLEERGVETICVDGVEPALAEIAGTPQDLLIVEGELAGPTGLAELRARTDAAVIVLGRGKGESDPSDPKAVVESACGLMERRSAPPTAPEIFSRARILIVDDSATYREFLRAELEQEGCTVIAARNADEAVAALAGDGLDCVILDLVMPGTSGTQLCERFDRFRRQRGLFFQIVILTSQDDEEQLMISLTAGADDFVGKGQTMDVLKIRLMALLRRKYFVEDHLIRSPRPAPSA